The DNA window CGGCGCTGATCCGCCAGTTCCGCCACGCGTTTGCGCAGGTGCAGCTGCATCTGCACGAAGCCACCTCGCGGCAGCAGCAACAGTGGCTGCGCGAAGGGCGCATCGACCTGGGTATCCTGATTCCGCCGATCATTTCCGCAGAATTGCATCTACGGGCGTTCGACCATGATCGACTGGCCATTGCCCTGCCGCGCGCGCATCGGCTGGTGGCACAGCAACGGCTGGATGTTGCAGACCTGATGGACGAGCCCTTCGTTTCATGGCCATCTGCCGAAGGTGTCGGCTTCCATGCACAGGTACTGGGCCTGTGTACCGCTGCCGGCTTCACGCCACGGGTCGTGCAGGAAGCGCAGGGCATGCACGCGGTGCTGTCGCTGGTGGCCGTGGAAGCAGGTGTGGCGATCGTGCCGGCAAGCATGAGCGGGTTCCGTCCCGAAGAAATCGTCTACCGGCCACTGGGCGGTGGCAATGCTGCGTTCGAGCTGCAATTCTGCATGCGCCCGGAATCGCCGACGCCGGTGCTGCAGAATTTCCTGGCGATGGCAGCGCAACCGGTAGTGTCGTGATTGCCCGTTGAGCTTCCGTGCTGCATGCACGGGTAGAGCAGTTGTCTGCGTCGTGCATGCCTCTGGAATGTGATCCGGCCTGCAGTTCTGACCCTGGGAATCGCGCCTGCCGCAAGCCTGATGCACAGGCGCGGGCAACTCCTACATACCGTCCCGGCGACAACGACCAGCATGTGCCCGTCGGCCATCATCGGCCGGCTGGGATTGGCGTCCCACAATCAACTCTGGCACGTGATCGGCAGGCGCACGGATGGCGCCTTCCGGTCACGTGACCCGCTGTCCGTGGTGGGCGATGTGTGGGGATCACCATGATCCGCCGGTCAGTCCCAGAGTTGTCCGGTACGCCAACCCGCATCGCCCGCCGCCTGTTCGTGGTCAGCCACGAATGCGTTGATCGCGCTTGCCTCGGGGGTGGCAATGCGCGTCGTGCATGGGGAGCGGCGGCGGGCGGTGCATCTGTCTGCTCAACAAGGACGGGCGAACAGATGGTCGGCCATGTAATCGATGAACACCCGCAGGCGCGCGCTGGGATGACGATTGCCGGGCCAGAGCAGTGAGAATTGCCCGCGCTGCGGCTCCATCATCGGCAACACCTGCTGCAACCGGCCATCGGCCAGTGCTTCGGCCGCCAGGAAGTCGGGCATCCAGGCGACGCCCATGGCGCCGATTGCAGCGGCCAGCAGCGCTTCCATGTTGTTGCAGGTCATTGCTGTAGTCAGAGCGGCGCCGGCGTCGCCATCGACGCCGGGCAGGCTCCAGGGTTGCAGCATGCCGGTGGTCGGGAAGCGGAAACGCACCGCCTGCAGCGTACGCAGTTCCGGCAGCGACTGTGGCCAGCCGTGTGTTCGCAGGTAGACCGGCGCTGCGCACAGCACGAAGTGGAAGCTGCCGAGGCGCCGCGACATCAGGCTGGAGTCGGCCAGTTCACCGCTGCGTATCACTGCATCCAGTCCTTCGCTGACGACATCGACCAGGCGGTCATTGAAATCAAGTTCCAACTGCACCTGCGGGTAGCGCTGCTGGAAGCCGGGCAGCACCGGCAGCAGAAAACGGTAGCCGATGGTGGGCAGGCCAATCCGCAGCAGCCCGCGGGGAGCGAGTTGACGCTGCGCAAGGTCGGCCTGGGCCTCGGACAGTTCATCCAATGCACGGCGGCAGCGCTGCAGCAGCAGGTCGCCTTCGTCGGTGAGGTGCATGCGGCGCGTGGTGCGGTGGAACAGTCGCGTACCCAGGTCCTGTTCCAGGCGGGCGATCCGCTTGCCCACCGCCGAAGCGGACAGGCCCAGTACGCGCGCGGCGCCGACAATGCTGCCGGCCTCGGCGGTGCGGACGAAAGCCAGTAGTGCGGAAATGGAATCCATGGCGGGATGATTGCGGAACACCTGGCCGTAATCAAACGCCTGTGAGCCTGTTTTTACCCGATCGCGGCCTGTTCATCATCAATGCCCCGATTGCAGGAGGCCCCGATGGCCCGTTTCTTGATGGATTCCCAGCCCGTGCAAGGGCGTTGGGCCCTGGTGTCGGTGTGCCTGGCGGCGCTCGCGTTGCCGTTGTCGTTCTCGGCCGGCGCGGTAGCGGTGCCGGTGCTGGCCATCCAGTTGGCCAGCTCGCCCGCTTCGTTGGCCTGGGTGACCAACGCCTTCATGCTCAGCTTCGGCAGCCTGCTGCTGGCGGCAGGGGGACTGGCGGACCGCTATGGGCGACGCCGGCTGTTCCTGCTGGGCAGCGGCGGTTTCGCGTTG is part of the Stenotrophomonas lactitubi genome and encodes:
- a CDS encoding LysR substrate-binding domain-containing protein encodes the protein MDSISALLAFVRTAEAGSIVGAARVLGLSASAVGKRIARLEQDLGTRLFHRTTRRMHLTDEGDLLLQRCRRALDELSEAQADLAQRQLAPRGLLRIGLPTIGYRFLLPVLPGFQQRYPQVQLELDFNDRLVDVVSEGLDAVIRSGELADSSLMSRRLGSFHFVLCAAPVYLRTHGWPQSLPELRTLQAVRFRFPTTGMLQPWSLPGVDGDAGAALTTAMTCNNMEALLAAAIGAMGVAWMPDFLAAEALADGRLQQVLPMMEPQRGQFSLLWPGNRHPSARLRVFIDYMADHLFARPC
- a CDS encoding LysR family transcriptional regulator, whose protein sequence is MIDLRLLRQFVAVAEELHFHRAAARLHMSQPPLTAAMRRLEDEVGTGLIVRGNRTLGLTAAGQTLLVEARATLQQAEQALQRTRESAAGQTGSLRVGYVGSALYGRLPALIRQFRHAFAQVQLHLHEATSRQQQQWLREGRIDLGILIPPIISAELHLRAFDHDRLAIALPRAHRLVAQQRLDVADLMDEPFVSWPSAEGVGFHAQVLGLCTAAGFTPRVVQEAQGMHAVLSLVAVEAGVAIVPASMSGFRPEEIVYRPLGGGNAAFELQFCMRPESPTPVLQNFLAMAAQPVVS